In a genomic window of Melanotaenia boesemani isolate fMelBoe1 chromosome 1, fMelBoe1.pri, whole genome shotgun sequence:
- the LOC121636464 gene encoding interleukin-1 receptor-like 1 isoform X1, with translation MLVLLLFTLVAGVCPLTPQEVYVKAGEMVVLRYRGCNHSDTELLWKKDGNQEMHFYNMSADEQRKIGVLVYRNSLLILNASVNHRGNYSCGSLRNTINQARFMLTVYTKQPKEYEERGKYPAKCYKDMACTLTCPDVNLPAGDTPNITERSISWTKEDGESPKKYLHGVYFASANVQHTGVYTCTRSYMYYGQIYNMTFTVQLQVKNGKLPTYGTITSPKKNQVFEVELGTTVMIDCNATMDSCEDLLFWLSGESFVNEADNISRVFYNWTCNEDAKKMRASLVFREVLEEDLSKNYTCKFQSDHQRSDLVSITITKKAHYSYSPLACCIITIVVVIAVTVVIHVKFKVDIALFLRDSLGCRPSTSDGKSYDAFLMCYKSNTNGGLNEEDRKWLENILEEKFSYNLCLFDRDVLPGKAVAEAVLDCIEQSRTVILVPSPSDPELGSSLLSAIHAALVERQTRLIFINTEQRGMSKSGSLPEALQILSEAGKNCVTWKGRPPSSYFWKQLRYRLPAPQFAQKMSLLP, from the exons ATGCTGGTCCTCCTGCTCTTTACGCTCGTTGCAG GTGTATGTCCCTTGACACCTCAGGAGGTGTATGTCAAGGCAGGGGAAATGGTGGTGCTGCGCTACAGAGGGTGTAATCATAGCGACACTGAATTGCTCTGGAAAAAGGATGGTAACCAGGAGATGCATTTTTACAACATGTCGGCAGATGAGCAGAGAAAGATTGGTGTGTTGGTTTATAGGAACAGCCTTCTGATTCTTAATGCATCTGTAAACCATCGAGGGAATTACTCGTGTGGTTCTCTAAG GAATACAATCAACCAGGCCCGGTTCATGTTGACAGTGTACACAAAACAGCCCAAAGAGTATGAAGAGAGGGGCAAGTACCCTGCAAAATGTTACAAAGATATGGCCTGCACGTTAACTTGTCCTGATGTAAACCTCCCTGCTGGAGATACCCCCAATATTACAGAAAGAAGCATTTCATGGACCAAG GAGGATGGGGAATCACCTAAAAAATATCTCCACGGTGTGTACTTTGCGAGTGCAAACGTCCAGCATACAGGTGTCTACACCTGCACCAGGTCTTACATGTACTATGGTCAAATCTACAATATGACCTTTACAGTTCAACTTCAGGTTAAAAACG GAAAGCTTCCGACATATGGAACTATCACCTCGCCAAAAAAGAATCAAGTATTTGAAGTAGAACTGG gcacAACAGTCATGATTGATTGTAATGCCACCATGGATTCATGTGAAGATTTGCTGTTCTGGCTTAGTGGAGAGTCATTTGTGAATGAGGCAGACAACATCTCTCGAGTTTTCTACAATTGGACATG CAATGAGGATGCCAAAAAGATGAGAGCATCTTTAGTCTTCAGAGAAGTGTTAGAAGAAGATCTGTCCAAAAATTATACCTGTAAATTTCAAAGTGACCATCAACGTTCAGATTTAGTCTCCATCACCATCACCAAAAAAG CTCATTATTCATACAGTCCCCTGGCTTGCTGCATTATCACCATTGTGGTAGTGATAGCTGTGACAGTAGTGATTCATGTGAAGTTTAAAGTTGATATCGCCCTCTTCTTAAGAGACAGCCTTGGCTGCCGACCCAGCACCTCAG ATGGAAAAAGCTACGATGCCTTCTTGATGTGTTACAAGAGCAACACTAATGGAGGACTGAATGAAGAGGACAGAAAATGGCTGGAGAATATTTTGGAGGAGAAATTTAGTTACAATCTCTGTCTTTTTGATCGTGACGTCTTGCCAGGAAAAG CTGTAGCTGAGGCTGTGTTGGACTGTATAGAGCAGAGTCGGACGGTGATTTTGGTTCCCAGCCCCTCAGATCCTGAGTTGGGATCCAGCTTGCTGAGTGCCATCCATGCAGCCCTCGTAGAGCGGCAGACTCGATTGATTTTCATCAACACTGAGCAAAGAGGGATGTCAAAATCAGGCTCATTACCAGAGGCTTTGCAAATTCTAAGTGAGGCTGGAAAAAACTGTGTGACCTGGAAGGGCAGGCCACCCTCCTCCTACTTCTGGAAGCAGCTACGTTATCGTTTACCAGCACCACAATTTGCACAGAAAATGTCGCTTTTACCATAG
- the LOC121636464 gene encoding interleukin-1 receptor-like 1 isoform X2, producing MVVLRYRGCNHSDTELLWKKDGNQEMHFYNMSADEQRKIGVLVYRNSLLILNASVNHRGNYSCGSLRNTINQARFMLTVYTKQPKEYEERGKYPAKCYKDMACTLTCPDVNLPAGDTPNITERSISWTKEDGESPKKYLHGVYFASANVQHTGVYTCTRSYMYYGQIYNMTFTVQLQVKNGKLPTYGTITSPKKNQVFEVELGTTVMIDCNATMDSCEDLLFWLSGESFVNEADNISRVFYNWTCNEDAKKMRASLVFREVLEEDLSKNYTCKFQSDHQRSDLVSITITKKAHYSYSPLACCIITIVVVIAVTVVIHVKFKVDIALFLRDSLGCRPSTSDGKSYDAFLMCYKSNTNGGLNEEDRKWLENILEEKFSYNLCLFDRDVLPGKAVAEAVLDCIEQSRTVILVPSPSDPELGSSLLSAIHAALVERQTRLIFINTEQRGMSKSGSLPEALQILSEAGKNCVTWKGRPPSSYFWKQLRYRLPAPQFAQKMSLLP from the exons ATGGTGGTGCTGCGCTACAGAGGGTGTAATCATAGCGACACTGAATTGCTCTGGAAAAAGGATGGTAACCAGGAGATGCATTTTTACAACATGTCGGCAGATGAGCAGAGAAAGATTGGTGTGTTGGTTTATAGGAACAGCCTTCTGATTCTTAATGCATCTGTAAACCATCGAGGGAATTACTCGTGTGGTTCTCTAAG GAATACAATCAACCAGGCCCGGTTCATGTTGACAGTGTACACAAAACAGCCCAAAGAGTATGAAGAGAGGGGCAAGTACCCTGCAAAATGTTACAAAGATATGGCCTGCACGTTAACTTGTCCTGATGTAAACCTCCCTGCTGGAGATACCCCCAATATTACAGAAAGAAGCATTTCATGGACCAAG GAGGATGGGGAATCACCTAAAAAATATCTCCACGGTGTGTACTTTGCGAGTGCAAACGTCCAGCATACAGGTGTCTACACCTGCACCAGGTCTTACATGTACTATGGTCAAATCTACAATATGACCTTTACAGTTCAACTTCAGGTTAAAAACG GAAAGCTTCCGACATATGGAACTATCACCTCGCCAAAAAAGAATCAAGTATTTGAAGTAGAACTGG gcacAACAGTCATGATTGATTGTAATGCCACCATGGATTCATGTGAAGATTTGCTGTTCTGGCTTAGTGGAGAGTCATTTGTGAATGAGGCAGACAACATCTCTCGAGTTTTCTACAATTGGACATG CAATGAGGATGCCAAAAAGATGAGAGCATCTTTAGTCTTCAGAGAAGTGTTAGAAGAAGATCTGTCCAAAAATTATACCTGTAAATTTCAAAGTGACCATCAACGTTCAGATTTAGTCTCCATCACCATCACCAAAAAAG CTCATTATTCATACAGTCCCCTGGCTTGCTGCATTATCACCATTGTGGTAGTGATAGCTGTGACAGTAGTGATTCATGTGAAGTTTAAAGTTGATATCGCCCTCTTCTTAAGAGACAGCCTTGGCTGCCGACCCAGCACCTCAG ATGGAAAAAGCTACGATGCCTTCTTGATGTGTTACAAGAGCAACACTAATGGAGGACTGAATGAAGAGGACAGAAAATGGCTGGAGAATATTTTGGAGGAGAAATTTAGTTACAATCTCTGTCTTTTTGATCGTGACGTCTTGCCAGGAAAAG CTGTAGCTGAGGCTGTGTTGGACTGTATAGAGCAGAGTCGGACGGTGATTTTGGTTCCCAGCCCCTCAGATCCTGAGTTGGGATCCAGCTTGCTGAGTGCCATCCATGCAGCCCTCGTAGAGCGGCAGACTCGATTGATTTTCATCAACACTGAGCAAAGAGGGATGTCAAAATCAGGCTCATTACCAGAGGCTTTGCAAATTCTAAGTGAGGCTGGAAAAAACTGTGTGACCTGGAAGGGCAGGCCACCCTCCTCCTACTTCTGGAAGCAGCTACGTTATCGTTTACCAGCACCACAATTTGCACAGAAAATGTCGCTTTTACCATAG